A single genomic interval of Mycolicibacterium holsaticum DSM 44478 = JCM 12374 harbors:
- a CDS encoding DUF7065 domain-containing protein, with protein MARALTSDVANGPVTADTPFVAADDNFHPAPEGDPYWAETTWWSFNVPERKIGCWLHATFHTTRGTVTWRVYVWDPSGARPEELRYFRMETDVPMTEPNPDLRDIVVPGGGFSVRMLTPMREYQIEFADPEADFAIELHFEGLHEPRRFTPGEPPFMNHTHFDQVGRVTGLLTLDGERIPIDCYSVRDRSWAPRGAPRPEHKPGDSRPADSTSRVRHPGGPLWRQIERERGRGRIQYVFAHAGPETGFLGFVRVADGDADGWSPLNHGWLLRDGEFAALDKSASVMKNYRDPVTGWSSHMQLQLTDVLGRELVAEGFSVSHISEYGGGSTALMRFDIDGRIGWGEDQDIWEPKHFARMRDALQALH; from the coding sequence ATGGCGCGTGCGCTCACGTCGGATGTTGCGAACGGACCGGTCACCGCCGATACCCCATTCGTCGCGGCGGACGACAACTTTCATCCCGCACCCGAGGGCGATCCGTACTGGGCCGAGACCACGTGGTGGTCCTTCAACGTTCCCGAACGCAAGATCGGTTGCTGGCTGCACGCCACCTTCCACACCACCCGCGGCACGGTGACGTGGCGGGTGTACGTGTGGGACCCCAGCGGTGCCCGCCCCGAGGAGTTGCGTTACTTCCGCATGGAGACCGACGTACCCATGACGGAACCGAACCCGGATCTGCGCGATATCGTCGTCCCCGGCGGCGGGTTCTCGGTCCGGATGCTCACCCCGATGCGCGAATACCAAATCGAATTCGCCGATCCGGAAGCCGACTTCGCCATCGAGCTGCACTTCGAGGGGCTGCACGAACCCCGCCGATTCACCCCCGGTGAGCCGCCGTTCATGAACCACACCCACTTCGACCAGGTCGGACGGGTGACCGGACTGTTGACGCTCGACGGCGAACGCATTCCGATCGACTGCTACTCGGTGCGCGACCGGTCCTGGGCACCAAGGGGTGCGCCGAGGCCGGAGCATAAGCCCGGCGACAGCCGCCCGGCGGACAGCACGTCGAGGGTCCGTCACCCCGGCGGCCCGCTCTGGCGCCAGATCGAACGCGAACGCGGACGTGGACGCATCCAGTACGTGTTTGCCCACGCCGGACCGGAAACCGGGTTCCTGGGGTTCGTCCGGGTCGCCGACGGTGACGCCGACGGCTGGTCACCGCTCAACCACGGTTGGCTGCTGCGTGACGGGGAGTTCGCCGCGCTGGACAAGTCGGCCAGCGTGATGAAGAACTATCGGGATCCGGTCACCGGATGGAGCTCGCACATGCAGCTACAGCTGACCGACGTGCTGGGCAGGGAGTTGGTCGCCGAAGGCTTCTCTGTCAGCCATATCAGCGAATACGGCGGTGGCAGCACGGCATTGATGCGGTTCGACATCGACGGGCGCATCGGCTGGGGAGAAGACCAGGACATCTGGGAACCAAAGCACTTCGCGCGCATGCGTGACGCACTGCAGGCGCTGCACTAG